In Pseudomonas fluorescens, the following are encoded in one genomic region:
- a CDS encoding DinB family protein, with protein sequence MNQPLSHHLLTMAYQNAWANHRLAKAWRQLSPQELSAPRVSFFPTIRATLNHILTCDWFYVDALERELRGDDPHPDCRVFFKEDEPCLTATDLIGEQAHVDRRLIAYCEQMRDADLGKIVTIARDNPQHDSRLRLLSHLFEHQIHHRGQVHAMLSGTSVQPPQLDEFFCAGESHLRAEDFAELGWTEALIWGA encoded by the coding sequence ATGAATCAGCCCCTGTCACACCATTTGCTGACCATGGCCTATCAAAACGCGTGGGCCAATCACCGACTGGCCAAGGCTTGGCGTCAGTTGAGCCCGCAGGAACTGAGCGCACCCCGGGTCAGCTTCTTCCCGACGATCCGCGCCACGCTCAACCACATCCTCACCTGTGACTGGTTTTATGTGGACGCCCTGGAGCGCGAACTGCGCGGCGACGATCCGCATCCCGATTGTCGGGTGTTTTTCAAGGAAGACGAGCCCTGCCTCACGGCGACGGACCTGATTGGCGAACAGGCCCACGTCGACCGCCGGCTGATCGCCTACTGCGAACAGATGCGCGACGCCGACCTCGGCAAAATCGTGACCATCGCCCGCGACAACCCGCAACACGACAGTCGTTTGCGCCTGTTGTCCCATTTGTTTGAACACCAGATCCATCACCGCGGCCAGGTTCACGCCATGCTCAGCGGCACCTCGGTCCAGCCACCGCAACTCGACGAGTTTTTCTGCGCCGGAGAGTCGCACTTGCGCGCCGAGGATTTTGCCGAGCTGGGATGGACCGAAGCCTTGATCTGGGGCGCTTGA
- the nhaB gene encoding sodium/proton antiporter NhaB, whose product MSGSMAQAFAHNFLGHSPRWYKACIVGFLILNALVLWTAGPVAAGWLLVLEFIFTLAMALKCYPLMPGGLLMIEALLLKMTTPQALYDELLHNFPVILLLMFMVAGIYFMKDLLLYLFSRLLLGVRSKALLALMFCFLSAFLSAFLDALTVTAVIISAAVGFYSVYHRVASGNDPRQDSEFSDDKHLPTLYQGDLEQFRAFLRSLLMHGAVGTALGGVCTLVGEPQNLLIGHEMGWHFAEFFTRVAPVSLPVLVAGLVTCVLLEKLRWFGYGTLLPDNVRAVLANYAAEDNAERTTRQRAALLVQGFAALILIAGLAFHIAEVGLIGLMVIVLITAFTGITDEHRLGTAFKDAMPFTSLLVVFFAVVAVIHDQQLFAPLIHWVLTLPADQQPGMLFIANGLLSAISDNVFVATIYITEVKRAFIAGEMTREHFETLAIAINTGTNLPSVATPNGQAAFLFLLTSAIAPLVRLSYGRMVWMALPYTVVMGVLGWYAVSYWL is encoded by the coding sequence ATGTCCGGTTCAATGGCCCAGGCGTTCGCGCACAACTTTCTCGGGCACTCGCCCCGTTGGTACAAGGCCTGCATCGTCGGCTTTCTCATCCTCAATGCCCTGGTGCTCTGGACCGCAGGCCCGGTGGCTGCCGGCTGGCTACTGGTGCTGGAGTTCATCTTCACCCTGGCCATGGCGCTCAAATGCTATCCGCTGATGCCTGGCGGCCTGCTGATGATTGAAGCCCTGCTGCTGAAGATGACCACGCCCCAGGCACTGTACGACGAGTTGCTGCACAACTTTCCGGTGATCCTGCTGCTGATGTTCATGGTGGCCGGCATCTATTTCATGAAGGACCTGTTGCTGTACCTGTTCTCGCGCCTGCTGCTCGGGGTCCGCTCCAAGGCCCTGCTGGCCCTGATGTTCTGCTTTCTGTCGGCCTTTCTGTCGGCGTTCCTCGATGCCCTGACCGTGACCGCCGTGATCATCAGTGCCGCCGTAGGCTTTTATTCGGTGTATCACCGCGTTGCCTCGGGTAACGATCCGCGTCAGGACAGCGAGTTCAGCGACGACAAACACCTGCCCACCCTGTACCAGGGCGATCTCGAACAGTTCCGCGCCTTTCTGCGCAGCCTGCTGATGCACGGTGCCGTGGGTACCGCGCTGGGCGGCGTTTGTACGCTGGTCGGCGAACCGCAGAACCTGCTGATCGGCCATGAAATGGGCTGGCACTTCGCCGAGTTCTTTACCCGGGTTGCGCCGGTATCCCTGCCGGTACTGGTTGCCGGGCTGGTGACGTGCGTCCTGCTGGAAAAGCTGCGCTGGTTCGGATACGGCACGCTGCTGCCGGATAACGTCCGTGCGGTGCTGGCCAACTACGCCGCCGAAGACAATGCCGAGCGCACCACGCGCCAACGTGCAGCGCTTCTGGTACAAGGCTTTGCCGCATTGATTCTGATTGCCGGGCTGGCGTTTCACATCGCCGAAGTGGGTTTGATCGGTTTGATGGTGATCGTGCTGATCACCGCCTTTACCGGCATCACCGACGAACACCGCCTGGGCACCGCGTTCAAGGACGCCATGCCATTCACCTCATTGCTGGTGGTGTTTTTCGCTGTGGTCGCGGTGATTCACGATCAGCAACTGTTTGCCCCGCTGATCCACTGGGTGCTGACGCTTCCGGCAGACCAACAACCGGGCATGCTGTTCATTGCCAACGGCCTGCTGTCCGCCATCAGCGACAACGTGTTCGTGGCAACCATTTACATCACCGAAGTGAAGCGCGCGTTCATCGCGGGCGAGATGACCCGTGAGCATTTCGAAACGCTGGCCATTGCGATCAATACCGGCACCAACCTGCCGAGCGTGGCGACGCCCAACGGCCAGGCGGCGTTTCTGTTCTTGCTGACCTCGGCGATTGCACCGCTGGTGCGCCTATCTTACGGGCGAATGGTCTGGATGGCATTGCCATACACCGTGGTGATGGGCGTGCTCGGGTGGTATGCGGTGAGCTACTGGCTCTGA
- the zapE gene encoding cell division protein ZapE encodes MTIDSPLSAWQHAIEQKGFVQDEAQEHAVWALQKCHEALHEGRAPISGVYLWGPVGRGKTWLMDQFYQSLRVPARRQHFHHFMGWVHQRSFQLTGTADPLKALARELAEEVRVLCFDELFVNDIGDAIILGRLFQVMFEQGVVVVCTSNLPPDQLYADGFNRDRFMPAIAAIKQHMQVIAVDGGEDHRLHPGAASQRYWVAEPGRPGALDEVFQVLSVGQSVSSEPIEVGYRTLEVVKASPTVLWTRYAALCEQPFAAMDFIALCDTYGAILLSDVPNLSAQKRAGRIARGTEDGVERVDAGDRELPQLSVHDDGVRRFIALVDECYDRKVPLYLEAQVPMASLYTEGYLEFPFRRTLSRLQEMQLQRFAEV; translated from the coding sequence ATGACTATCGATTCCCCCTTAAGCGCCTGGCAGCATGCCATCGAACAAAAGGGCTTCGTCCAGGACGAGGCCCAGGAACATGCCGTGTGGGCCCTGCAAAAATGCCACGAAGCGCTGCACGAAGGCCGCGCGCCCATTTCCGGCGTGTACCTGTGGGGGCCGGTGGGGCGGGGCAAGACCTGGTTGATGGACCAGTTCTACCAAAGCCTGCGAGTACCGGCGCGGCGCCAGCACTTTCACCACTTCATGGGCTGGGTGCACCAGCGCTCGTTTCAACTGACCGGCACTGCCGATCCGCTCAAGGCGTTGGCCCGTGAACTGGCCGAAGAAGTGCGCGTTCTGTGTTTCGATGAGTTGTTCGTCAACGACATCGGCGACGCGATTATTCTCGGGCGGCTGTTCCAGGTGATGTTCGAACAGGGCGTGGTGGTGGTCTGCACGTCCAATCTGCCGCCGGACCAGTTGTACGCCGACGGCTTCAATCGCGACCGCTTCATGCCCGCCATCGCGGCGATCAAGCAGCACATGCAGGTGATTGCAGTGGATGGCGGGGAAGATCATCGCCTGCATCCGGGGGCCGCTTCGCAACGTTATTGGGTGGCCGAGCCCGGCAGGCCCGGCGCGCTGGATGAAGTGTTTCAGGTATTAAGCGTCGGCCAGTCAGTATCGAGCGAGCCGATAGAGGTCGGTTACCGCACCCTCGAGGTGGTCAAGGCCAGCCCGACGGTACTCTGGACCCGTTACGCCGCGCTGTGCGAGCAACCCTTCGCGGCCATGGATTTCATCGCCCTGTGCGATACCTACGGCGCTATTCTGTTGAGTGACGTGCCCAACCTCAGCGCACAGAAACGCGCCGGGCGCATTGCCCGCGGCACCGAGGACGGTGTCGAGCGGGTGGACGCGGGGGATCGCGAGTTGCCGCAGTTGTCGGTGCATGACGACGGGGTGCGACGGTTCATTGCCCTGGTCGACGAGTGCTACGACCGCAAGGTACCGCTGTACCTTGAGGCGCAGGTGCCGATGGCGTCGCTTTACACCGAGGGTTATCTGGAGTTCCCGTTCCGCCGCACCCTCAGTCGATTGCAGGAAATGCAACTGCAACGGTTTGCCGAAGTTTGA
- a CDS encoding DUF6026 family protein: protein MGTVHTALPAQTLYVTIRRDELRQLKDERDQLKQELAHLRLLLQTGQTQPLAVTQRAPLA, encoded by the coding sequence ATGGGCACAGTACACACCGCACTGCCAGCACAAACCCTTTACGTCACAATCCGTCGCGATGAATTGCGCCAGTTGAAGGACGAACGCGATCAATTGAAACAGGAGCTGGCGCACTTGCGGCTGCTGCTGCAAACCGGTCAGACGCAGCCCCTGGCTGTGACGCAACGCGCTCCACTGGCCTGA
- a CDS encoding GNAT family N-acetyltransferase: protein MDSAEILVLQASYTNPVHAEAICLVLNHYAEDPMGGGQPLPANVLAQLPAELARRPHAFSVLAFVGGEPAGLVNCFEGFSTFACRPLVNVHDVSVVKKFRGLGLSQKMLQKVEDIARQRGCCKLTLEVLEGNAVAQGSYEKAGFAAGMFDPAHGRMLFWTKSL from the coding sequence ATGGACTCCGCAGAAATTCTTGTGCTTCAGGCCAGTTACACCAATCCGGTGCATGCCGAGGCTATTTGTCTGGTGTTGAACCACTACGCCGAGGACCCGATGGGAGGCGGTCAGCCGTTGCCAGCCAATGTACTGGCGCAACTCCCGGCAGAGCTCGCCAGGCGCCCCCACGCTTTCAGCGTGCTGGCCTTTGTCGGTGGCGAGCCGGCCGGGCTGGTCAATTGCTTCGAGGGGTTCTCGACCTTTGCCTGCCGGCCGCTGGTCAATGTGCACGATGTGTCGGTGGTGAAAAAATTTCGCGGCCTGGGATTGAGTCAGAAGATGCTGCAAAAGGTCGAGGACATCGCCCGTCAACGTGGCTGCTGCAAGCTCACCCTGGAAGTGCTGGAAGGCAATGCCGTGGCGCAGGGTTCGTATGAAAAAGCCGGTTTCGCCGCCGGCATGTTCGACCCGGCTCATGGTCGAATGCTGTTCTGGACCAAGAGCCTCTGA
- the zwf gene encoding glucose-6-phosphate dehydrogenase translates to MTHTIRRKSKAEPAPPTTLFLFGAHGDLVKRLLMPALYNLSRDGLLGNGLRIIGVDHNAISDEGFAKKLEDFIRNEVATRTGKGDQALDPALWAKLAKGISYVQGDFLDDSTYQALAAKIADSGTGNAVFYLATAPRFFSEVVRRLGSAGLLEETPEAFRRVVIEKPFGSDLHTAEALNACLLKVMTEKQIYRIDHYLGKETVQNILVSRFSNSLFEAFWNNHYIDHVQITAAETVGVETRGSFYEHTGALRDMVPNHLFQLLAMVAMEPPAAFGADAVRGEKAKVVGAIRPWTVEEARANSVRGQYAAGEIDNKALPGYRQENNVAPDSNTETYVALKVMIDNWRWVGVPFYLRTGKRMSVRDTEIVICFKPAPYAQFRDTEVDELQPTYLRIQIQPNEGMWFDLLAKRPGQALKMDNIELGFAYKDFFEMQPSTGYETLIYDCLTGDQTLFQRADNIENGWRAVQPFLDAWQQDSSVQSYAAGENGPKTGEELLTRDGRVWHRLG, encoded by the coding sequence ATGACCCACACGATCCGCAGAAAATCCAAGGCTGAACCCGCGCCGCCGACCACGCTGTTCCTGTTCGGCGCCCACGGCGATCTGGTCAAGCGCCTGCTGATGCCGGCGCTGTACAACCTCAGCCGTGACGGTTTACTCGGGAATGGACTGCGGATCATCGGCGTTGACCACAACGCCATCAGCGATGAAGGCTTCGCGAAAAAACTCGAAGACTTCATCCGCAACGAGGTGGCCACCAGGACCGGCAAGGGCGATCAAGCCCTTGACCCGGCGCTGTGGGCCAAGCTCGCCAAAGGCATCAGCTACGTCCAGGGCGATTTCCTGGACGACAGCACTTATCAAGCGCTGGCGGCAAAAATCGCCGACAGCGGTACCGGCAATGCGGTGTTCTACCTGGCCACCGCGCCGCGTTTCTTCAGTGAAGTGGTGCGTCGCCTCGGCTCGGCCGGCTTGCTGGAAGAAACCCCCGAGGCTTTCAGAAGGGTGGTGATCGAAAAGCCCTTCGGCTCCGACCTGCATACGGCCGAAGCCTTGAACGCGTGCCTGCTCAAGGTGATGACGGAAAAGCAGATCTACCGCATCGACCATTACCTGGGCAAGGAGACCGTGCAGAACATCCTGGTCAGCCGCTTCTCCAACAGCCTGTTCGAAGCGTTCTGGAACAATCACTACATCGACCACGTGCAGATCACCGCCGCCGAAACCGTCGGCGTGGAAACCCGTGGCAGTTTCTATGAGCACACCGGCGCGCTGCGGGACATGGTGCCCAATCACCTGTTCCAGTTGTTGGCGATGGTGGCGATGGAACCGCCCGCCGCATTTGGTGCCGATGCGGTGCGCGGCGAGAAAGCCAAGGTCGTTGGCGCGATCCGCCCATGGACGGTCGAGGAGGCCCGCGCCAACTCAGTGCGCGGCCAATACGCCGCCGGTGAGATCGACAACAAGGCACTGCCGGGTTATCGCCAGGAAAACAACGTCGCCCCCGACAGCAATACCGAAACCTATGTGGCCCTCAAGGTCATGATCGATAACTGGCGTTGGGTCGGCGTACCGTTCTACCTGCGTACCGGCAAGCGCATGAGCGTGCGTGATACCGAGATCGTGATTTGCTTCAAACCGGCGCCCTATGCGCAGTTCCGCGATACCGAGGTCGATGAGCTGCAGCCGACCTATTTGCGCATTCAGATCCAGCCGAATGAAGGCATGTGGTTCGACTTGCTGGCCAAGCGTCCCGGTCAGGCCTTGAAAATGGACAACATCGAGCTCGGGTTCGCCTACAAGGATTTCTTTGAGATGCAGCCGTCCACCGGCTACGAAACCCTGATCTACGATTGCCTGACCGGCGACCAGACGCTGTTCCAGCGCGCCGACAACATCGAAAACGGTTGGCGCGCGGTGCAACCGTTCCTGGATGCCTGGCAGCAGGACTCCAGTGTGCAGAGCTATGCCGCCGGGGAAAACGGCCCCAAGACCGGCGAAGAATTGCTCACCCGTGACGGTCGCGTCTGGCACCGCCTCGGATAA
- a CDS encoding phosphoethanolamine transferase CptA, producing the protein MSLFKRSKTTAAEFDWAGFLWLFVFFWYFSGITQLLIQLTGTSGFTGFRQAFVMSAIWLAPMLLFPRQTRVMAAVIGVVLWACSMASLGYFFIYQQEFSQSVIFIMFESNVTEAGEYMTQYFAWWMVPAFLAHSAFSWFLWTRLRPVYLPRGKALVAATALLFAMVAYPLIKQTQRTGSFAAGFEKFETRIEPAVPWQMAVAYHRYLDTLAGMQDMLESASKIPPLHNLKDATANTPATLVLVIGESTNRQRMSLYGYPRATTPELDKLKDQLDVFDNVITPRPYTIEALQQVLTFADEENPDLYLSTPSLVSMMKQAGYKTFWITNQQTMTKRNTMLTTFSEQADEQVYLNNNRNQNAAQYDGDVIEPFNKALADAAPRKLIVVHLLGTHMSYQYRYPSTFDKFQERDGVPAGIRDDQLPTYNSYDNAVLYNDFVVSSLIKDYARTDPNGFLLYLSDHGEDVFDSVGHSTLGRNENKPTAPMYTIPFMAWASPKWRAAHDWNLAGDLSRPYSSSHLIHTWADLAGLSFDELDRSKSVVSDSFKARPLMIGNPYERKQRALIDFSLMKPKSPPTVVQQ; encoded by the coding sequence ATGTCTTTGTTTAAACGCAGCAAAACGACTGCGGCAGAATTTGATTGGGCCGGATTCCTCTGGCTGTTTGTATTCTTCTGGTACTTTTCCGGCATTACCCAACTACTGATCCAGCTGACTGGCACCTCCGGCTTTACCGGATTCCGCCAAGCCTTCGTCATGAGCGCCATCTGGCTGGCGCCGATGCTGCTGTTCCCCCGGCAAACCCGGGTCATGGCCGCCGTGATCGGCGTTGTACTGTGGGCGTGCTCCATGGCGAGCCTGGGATATTTCTTCATTTATCAGCAGGAATTTTCCCAGAGCGTCATCTTCATCATGTTCGAGTCGAACGTGACTGAAGCCGGCGAGTACATGACCCAGTACTTTGCCTGGTGGATGGTGCCGGCGTTCCTGGCCCACAGCGCTTTTTCCTGGTTCCTGTGGACACGCCTGCGCCCGGTGTACCTGCCCCGTGGCAAGGCGCTGGTCGCGGCAACAGCCCTCCTGTTCGCCATGGTCGCCTATCCGCTGATCAAGCAGACCCAGCGCACCGGCAGTTTCGCCGCCGGCTTCGAGAAGTTCGAAACCCGCATCGAACCTGCGGTGCCATGGCAAATGGCCGTGGCCTATCACCGTTACCTCGACACCCTGGCCGGAATGCAGGACATGCTGGAAAGCGCCAGTAAGATTCCACCACTGCACAACCTCAAAGACGCCACGGCCAACACGCCTGCGACCCTGGTGCTGGTGATCGGCGAGTCCACCAACCGTCAGCGCATGAGCCTGTACGGCTATCCCCGGGCAACCACGCCGGAACTGGACAAGCTCAAGGATCAACTGGACGTATTCGACAACGTCATCACACCGCGCCCCTACACCATTGAGGCACTGCAGCAGGTCCTGACCTTCGCCGACGAAGAAAACCCGGACCTGTACCTGTCGACACCATCGTTGGTCAGCATGATGAAACAGGCGGGCTACAAGACCTTCTGGATCACCAACCAGCAGACCATGACCAAGCGCAACACCATGCTCACGACCTTCTCCGAACAGGCCGACGAGCAGGTGTACCTGAACAACAACCGCAACCAGAACGCCGCCCAGTACGATGGCGACGTGATCGAGCCGTTCAACAAGGCCCTGGCCGATGCGGCACCGCGCAAACTCATCGTCGTGCATTTGCTTGGCACGCACATGAGCTACCAGTACCGCTACCCGTCGACCTTCGACAAGTTCCAGGAACGTGACGGCGTGCCTGCCGGCATTCGCGATGACCAGTTGCCGACGTACAACAGCTACGACAACGCCGTGCTGTACAACGACTTCGTGGTGTCCAGCCTGATCAAGGACTACGCCAGGACCGACCCGAACGGCTTCTTGCTGTACCTCTCCGACCATGGCGAAGACGTGTTCGATTCCGTGGGCCACAGCACCCTGGGGCGCAACGAGAACAAGCCGACAGCACCGATGTACACCATTCCGTTCATGGCCTGGGCTTCCCCGAAATGGCGAGCAGCCCATGACTGGAACCTCGCAGGCGATCTCTCGCGTCCTTACAGCAGCTCGCACCTGATCCACACCTGGGCCGATCTGGCAGGCTTGAGCTTCGACGAACTCGATCGCAGCAAGAGTGTGGTCAGCGACAGTTTCAAGGCCCGGCCATTGATGATCGGTAACCCCTATGAGCGTAAGCAACGTGCGTTGATCGACTTCAGTCTGATGAAGCCCAAGTCGCCACCGACGGTCGTCCAGCAGTAA
- a CDS encoding aldo/keto reductase: MHYKVFGRKTGLRVSELALGAGNFGTGWGHGAERDEARCIFDGYLEAGGNFIDTANGYQGGQSEAMLSEFIAAERDRLVIATKYTLGTTPAADISHTGNSRKNMVRAVEESLKRLKTEHIDLFWAHMSDGVTPMEEILRGFDDLVSAGKIHYAGLSNFPAWRIARADLLAEVRGFAPIAAIQVEYSLAERTAEREQLPMAEALGLAATLWSPLGGGFLTGKYRNSEGDNRANKLGVLIHAEKSARETALLDTLIDVAAELDASPTHVAIAWLREKARRSTTALIPILGSRTREQLDATLGALNVQLSAEHLARLDGVSDVAKGVPHESISGSSARFSGGQILDLPIVPVA; encoded by the coding sequence ATGCATTACAAAGTTTTCGGTCGTAAAACCGGCTTGCGGGTTTCCGAACTGGCGTTGGGCGCCGGTAACTTCGGTACCGGCTGGGGCCATGGCGCCGAGCGTGACGAAGCCAGGTGCATTTTTGATGGATACCTGGAAGCCGGCGGTAACTTCATCGATACCGCCAACGGCTATCAGGGCGGGCAGTCCGAGGCCATGCTCAGCGAATTCATCGCCGCAGAACGGGATCGCCTGGTCATCGCCACCAAATACACCCTCGGGACTACACCGGCGGCCGACATTTCCCACACTGGCAACAGCCGCAAGAACATGGTGCGCGCCGTCGAAGAAAGCCTTAAACGGCTGAAGACCGAGCATATCGACCTGTTCTGGGCGCACATGAGCGACGGCGTCACGCCCATGGAAGAGATCCTGCGCGGCTTCGATGATCTGGTCAGTGCCGGCAAGATTCATTACGCCGGGCTGTCGAACTTCCCCGCGTGGCGCATCGCCCGTGCCGACCTGCTGGCCGAGGTACGCGGTTTTGCGCCGATTGCTGCGATCCAGGTCGAGTACAGCCTTGCCGAACGCACCGCCGAGCGTGAACAACTGCCGATGGCCGAAGCCCTGGGCCTGGCCGCGACCTTGTGGTCGCCGCTGGGTGGCGGCTTCCTGACTGGCAAATATCGCAACAGTGAGGGCGACAATCGCGCGAACAAGCTCGGCGTGCTGATTCACGCCGAAAAAAGCGCCCGCGAAACCGCCCTGCTCGACACCTTGATCGATGTCGCCGCCGAACTGGACGCCAGCCCGACCCACGTGGCCATCGCCTGGCTGCGGGAAAAGGCCAGGCGCTCGACCACGGCGTTGATCCCGATCCTCGGCTCCCGGACCCGGGAGCAACTGGACGCCACGTTAGGTGCGCTGAATGTGCAGTTGAGTGCTGAGCATTTGGCACGACTGGACGGTGTCAGTGACGTGGCCAAAGGCGTGCCGCACGAATCCATTTCCGGTTCGTCCGCACGGTTCAGCGGTGGTCAGATCCTCGACCTGCCAATCGTTCCAGTGGCCTGA
- the speB gene encoding agmatinase, with protein MDVPMQNDQALTRDSLYGTAAESTYAGITSFMRRRYSRDLRGVDVAVSGVPFDTATSNRPGARFGPRGIRAASAGIAWERHWPWTFDPFDHLAVIDYGDCDFDYGSPQSTPEMIEAHAEHILNAGTAMLTFGGDHFITYPLLKAHARKHGALSLIHFDAHSDTWPDEEGKRIDHGTMFWHAAKEGLVDPSRSVQIGLRTTNDDHQGFQVLDARQVHRRGCEAIVEAIRARVGDNPVYLTFDIDCLDPAFAPGTGTPVCGGLSTVQALEILGGLRGINLVGMDVVEVAPAYDSAEITSLAAATLAMEMLCLYAARHKVDK; from the coding sequence ATGGACGTCCCGATGCAGAACGATCAAGCCCTTACCCGTGACAGCCTATACGGCACAGCCGCTGAAAGTACCTACGCCGGTATCACCAGTTTCATGCGTCGGCGCTACAGTCGTGACCTGCGTGGCGTTGATGTGGCCGTCAGTGGTGTGCCGTTCGACACCGCCACCAGCAACCGCCCCGGCGCACGCTTCGGACCACGGGGCATTCGTGCCGCCTCTGCCGGGATCGCCTGGGAACGGCACTGGCCGTGGACGTTTGATCCGTTCGATCACCTGGCTGTCATCGACTACGGCGATTGCGATTTCGATTACGGCTCGCCGCAGTCGACGCCCGAAATGATTGAGGCCCACGCCGAGCACATCCTCAACGCCGGCACGGCAATGCTGACCTTTGGCGGCGACCATTTCATCACCTATCCGCTGCTCAAGGCCCATGCCCGCAAGCACGGGGCGCTGTCGCTGATCCACTTCGACGCCCACAGCGACACCTGGCCGGACGAAGAGGGCAAGCGCATCGACCATGGCACCATGTTCTGGCACGCGGCCAAAGAAGGGCTGGTGGACCCGTCGCGCTCGGTACAAATCGGCTTGCGCACCACCAACGACGATCATCAAGGCTTTCAAGTGCTGGACGCGCGGCAAGTGCATCGTCGTGGCTGCGAGGCGATTGTCGAAGCGATTCGCGCGCGGGTCGGCGACAACCCGGTGTACCTGACCTTCGACATCGACTGCCTCGATCCGGCGTTTGCTCCGGGTACCGGAACACCGGTGTGCGGCGGCTTGAGCACGGTGCAGGCGCTGGAGATTCTCGGTGGTCTGCGCGGGATCAACCTGGTGGGCATGGACGTGGTGGAAGTGGCGCCGGCCTATGACAGCGCGGAGATCACGTCACTGGCGGCGGCGACGCTGGCGATGGAGATGCTGTGTCTGTATGCGGCCAGACATAAGGTCGATAAGTAA
- the gnd gene encoding phosphogluconate dehydrogenase (NAD(+)-dependent, decarboxylating) translates to MQLGIIGLGRMGGNIARRLMLNGHTTVVYDRNTAFVEALATEGSTGVTDLPALVAGLARPRAVWVMLPAGAPTEETIDTLSTLLEAGDTIIDGGNTFYKDDIRRAKTLSEKGLHYIDVGTSGGVWGLERGYCMMIGGDAETVKRLDPLFATLAPGLGDIPRTKDRKSDDERAEHGYIHAGPAGAGHFVKMIHNGIEYGMMQAFAEGFDILKTKNSESLPQDQRFDLNVADIAEVWRRGSVVSSWLLDLTADALASDPKLDGFSGSVADSGEGQWTIEAAMEQAVPVPVLSNSLFSRYRSRGQGTFGDKVLSAQRFGFGGHVETSKK, encoded by the coding sequence ATGCAACTCGGGATTATTGGACTGGGCCGCATGGGCGGCAATATTGCGCGGCGCCTGATGCTCAACGGGCACACCACCGTTGTTTATGACCGCAATACCGCCTTTGTCGAAGCCCTGGCCACAGAAGGCTCCACGGGCGTCACCGATCTGCCAGCGCTGGTCGCTGGCCTGGCCAGGCCGCGTGCGGTCTGGGTCATGCTGCCGGCAGGCGCACCGACCGAAGAAACCATCGACACCCTGAGCACCTTGCTCGAAGCCGGCGACACCATCATCGACGGCGGCAACACCTTCTATAAGGACGATATCCGTCGAGCGAAGACCCTGTCGGAAAAAGGCCTGCATTACATCGACGTCGGTACGTCCGGTGGCGTCTGGGGCCTGGAGCGCGGTTACTGCATGATGATCGGCGGCGATGCCGAGACCGTTAAGCGCCTCGACCCGCTGTTCGCAACCCTGGCCCCGGGCCTGGGCGACATCCCGCGCACCAAGGACCGCAAGTCCGACGACGAGCGTGCCGAACACGGCTACATTCACGCCGGTCCCGCCGGCGCCGGGCACTTCGTGAAGATGATCCACAACGGCATCGAATACGGAATGATGCAGGCCTTCGCCGAGGGCTTCGACATCCTCAAGACCAAAAACAGCGAGAGCCTGCCGCAAGACCAGCGTTTCGACCTGAACGTCGCCGACATCGCCGAAGTCTGGCGTCGTGGCAGCGTGGTGTCCTCGTGGTTGCTGGATCTGACCGCCGACGCCCTGGCCAGCGATCCGAAGCTTGACGGTTTCTCCGGGTCCGTGGCCGACAGCGGTGAAGGACAATGGACCATCGAAGCCGCGATGGAGCAAGCGGTGCCGGTGCCGGTGCTGTCGAACTCGCTGTTCTCCCGCTACCGCTCGCGTGGGCAAGGGACCTTTGGCGACAAGGTTCTCTCGGCCCAGCGCTTCGGCTTCGGCGGCCATGTGGAGACCTCGAAAAAATGA